A DNA window from Gorilla gorilla gorilla isolate KB3781 chromosome 6, NHGRI_mGorGor1-v2.1_pri, whole genome shotgun sequence contains the following coding sequences:
- the TEX47 gene encoding testis-expressed protein 47, producing the protein MSFSVHNQKGSKRPLPLEPLLFLQVPRSNYLHFQEDKQRLHLKKFLLHRMFLVAKIQANVERKDVADYYEQMFQSVLKHHLGEAVTGLLLIYPTSILHILESSSDTLYQVLLDYIGHDKDETVFFIQQMKIIVISHNIPMRLFMQWHVSVIKVPDMYLDDVTQSQSLKEVITDFLTQTHKLSLYLCKTMKVGTKGPGDNLHQVAPDLLLSEEIIKYLCKSKEFMDPATFINMYNRPIHITLDSEVVWPAPSRF; encoded by the coding sequence ATGTCCTTTTCGGTCCATAACCAGAAGGGCAGCAAAAGGCCTTTGCCACTGGAACCTCTTCTTTTTCTCCAAGTCCCACGTAGCAATTACCTGCACTTTCAAGAAGACAAACAACGACTACACCTAAAGAAATTCCTTCTTCATAGGATGTTTCTAGTGGCCAAGATACAAGCAAATGTAGAAAGAAAAGATGTTGCTGACTACTATGAACAAATGTTTCAGTCAGTTTTGAAACATCACCTAGGAGAAGCAGTGACAGGATTGCTGCTCATCTATCCCACTTCCATTCTGCATATCCTCGAGTCCTCCAGCGACACTCTCTACCAAGTTCTTTTAGATTATATTGGCCATGACAAAGATGAAACAGtattttttattcaacaaatgaaaattatagtCATTTCTCATAACATTCCAATGAGGCTTTTTATGCAATGGCATGTTTCAGTGATAAAAGTTCCAGATATGTATCTCGATGATGTGACACAGTCACAGTCCCTAAAAGAGGTCATCACAGATTTTCTCACACAAACTCATAAACTGTCACTCTACCTTTGCAAGACTATGAAAGTAGGCACTAAAGGACCAGGCGATAACTTACACCAAGTTGCACCTGACCTACTCCTCTCAGAAGAAATCATAAAGTACTTGTGCAAATCCAAAGAATTCATGGACCCGGCAACATTTATAAACATGTATAATAGACCCATACACATCACTCTGGATTCTGAGGTGGTATGGCCTGCTCCTTCACGTTTCTAG